A part of Streptococcus porcinus genomic DNA contains:
- a CDS encoding acylphosphatase yields the protein MKKVHLTVSGKVQGVGFRYSTYSLALQIGGIYGRVWNNEDGTVGILAQAADSHKIASFIQEIRKGPSKWSKVTYVDVKMANFEDYHDFKISN from the coding sequence ATGAAAAAAGTTCATTTGACTGTTTCGGGTAAAGTTCAAGGTGTCGGTTTTCGATATAGCACTTATTCCCTAGCCCTGCAAATAGGGGGCATCTATGGTCGTGTCTGGAATAATGAGGATGGGACGGTAGGCATTTTAGCGCAGGCGGCCGATTCTCACAAAATCGCTTCTTTTATTCAAGAAATCCGCAAAGGGCCTTCCAAATGGTCCAAAGTCACTTATGTAGATGTCAAAATGGCAAATTTTGAAGACTATCATGATTTTAAAATCTCCAACTAA
- a CDS encoding Bax inhibitor-1/YccA family protein — protein sequence MNDHIIYSETDTGLSQFFAKIYGLVGAGVGLSAFVSYLMLYPFRDNLVAIIANHPFVYYGAIILELVLVFLASGAAQRNTPMALPLFLFYSALNGFTLSFIIAAYTQTTVLQAFISSAAVFFTMSMIGLLTKKDLSGFSKALMAALIGIIVASVVNLFIGSGGLNFIISIVSVLIFSGLIAVDNNRIKAVYQATNGQVGDGWAVAMALSLYLDFINLFISLLRIFGRND from the coding sequence ATGAACGATCATATTATTTATTCGGAAACAGACACTGGTCTTAGCCAATTTTTTGCTAAGATATATGGATTGGTGGGAGCAGGTGTAGGCTTATCTGCCTTTGTATCCTACCTAATGCTATATCCTTTTAGAGATAATCTAGTTGCTATTATTGCAAACCATCCATTTGTTTATTATGGTGCTATTATATTAGAATTGGTTTTGGTATTTTTGGCTAGTGGGGCTGCGCAACGTAATACTCCTATGGCCTTGCCTCTTTTCCTCTTCTATTCAGCATTAAATGGTTTTACATTAAGCTTTATCATTGCTGCTTATACACAAACAACTGTTCTTCAAGCCTTTATTTCATCTGCGGCCGTTTTCTTTACAATGTCAATGATTGGATTACTTACTAAAAAGGATTTATCGGGTTTTAGTAAAGCATTGATGGCTGCTTTGATTGGAATTATTGTGGCAAGTGTTGTTAACTTATTTATCGGTAGTGGAGGTTTGAACTTTATTATTAGTATTGTTTCAGTATTAATCTTCTCAGGTCTAATTGCAGTTGACAATAATCGTATTAAAGCTGTTTATCAAGCTACTAATGGTCAGGTTGGAGATGGCTGGGCAGTTGCTATGGCCTTAAGTCTCTATTTAGATTTTATTAACTTATTTATTAGCTTGCTTCGTATTTTTGGTCGTAATGACTAA
- a CDS encoding segregation/condensation protein A, whose amino-acid sequence MDIKLKDFEGPLDLLLHLVSKYQVDIYEVPIVEVIEQYLSYIETLQAMKLELAGEYMLMASQLMLIKSRRLLPKIVEAEPEADNPEFALLSKIEEYSRFKELSQALGEQHNHRALFYSKPKQELIFEDTVLREDKTITDLFLAFSKIMAVKQEEFKQNHTVIEREDFLIEDMMEHLEGKLNQQKQLVLTDVFKECTSLNEVITLFLATLELIKVQVAKVQQADNFADIILIKEMS is encoded by the coding sequence ATGGATATAAAATTAAAAGATTTTGAAGGCCCCTTAGATTTACTCCTTCATTTAGTTTCCAAATATCAAGTTGATATTTACGAAGTTCCTATTGTAGAAGTCATTGAACAATATTTAAGTTACATTGAGACACTTCAGGCTATGAAGTTAGAATTAGCAGGGGAATATATGTTGATGGCTAGTCAGCTTATGTTGATTAAAAGCCGTCGCCTTTTACCTAAAATTGTCGAAGCTGAACCAGAAGCTGATAATCCAGAATTCGCACTTTTGAGCAAAATTGAGGAATATAGCCGCTTTAAAGAGTTGAGTCAAGCTTTAGGAGAGCAACATAATCATAGAGCGCTGTTTTATTCTAAACCAAAACAAGAATTGATTTTTGAAGATACTGTCTTACGAGAAGACAAAACCATTACAGATCTCTTTTTAGCCTTTTCGAAAATAATGGCTGTCAAACAAGAAGAATTCAAACAAAATCATACAGTTATTGAGCGTGAGGATTTTCTTATTGAAGACATGATGGAGCATTTGGAAGGTAAGTTAAACCAGCAAAAACAGCTTGTTCTCACTGATGTCTTTAAAGAATGTACTAGTCTCAATGAAGTCATTACTTTATTTTTAGCGACACTAGAATTAATCAAGGTTCAAGTAGCTAAAGTTCAGCAAGCAGATAATTTTGCAGATATCATTTTAATAAAGGAAATGTCATGA
- the yidD gene encoding membrane protein insertion efficiency factor YidD: protein MIKTFLIYVVRLYQRFISPLFPPSCRYRPTCSTYMIQAIEKHGIKGVLMGIARIFRCHPFVDGGDDPVPDYFSLKRNRKH from the coding sequence ATGATTAAGACTTTTCTGATTTATGTGGTTCGTTTGTACCAAAGGTTTATTTCACCTCTTTTTCCGCCATCATGTCGCTATAGACCAACATGTTCAACTTATATGATTCAGGCTATTGAGAAACATGGTATAAAGGGGGTATTGATGGGAATCGCTCGTATTTTCCGTTGTCATCCTTTTGTGGACGGTGGAGATGATCCTGTTCCTGACTATTTTAGTCTCAAACGCAATCGCAAGCACTAA
- the yidC gene encoding membrane protein insertase YidC, giving the protein MKLKLNRILFSTMALSVLFTLTGCVGRDKQGNPTGIIWDILGKPMSHFIEYFANHMGLGFGLAIIIVTIIVRTIILPLGLYQAKKASYQSEKMAYLKPVFDPINQRVKNATTQEEKFAAQSELMAAQKENGINMLGGMGCLPLLIQMPFFSAMYFAALHTKGISTSHFLGIDLGSKSLILTAIIAVLYFFQSWLSMQAVAEEQRAQMKTMMYTMPIMMIFMTMTLPAGVGLYWLVGGFFSIIQQLITTYFIKPKLRQQIEEEFKNNPPKVGKVSNVRKDVTPAKDKANKNIPKSTSSPKNRNAGKQKRR; this is encoded by the coding sequence TTGAAACTTAAATTAAATCGCATATTATTTTCTACTATGGCACTATCGGTCCTCTTTACTTTAACAGGTTGTGTCGGTAGAGATAAACAAGGTAATCCTACAGGTATTATCTGGGATATCCTTGGAAAACCAATGTCTCACTTTATTGAGTATTTTGCTAATCATATGGGCTTGGGGTTCGGACTTGCTATTATTATAGTCACCATTATCGTTCGAACTATTATTTTACCCTTAGGACTTTACCAAGCAAAGAAGGCTAGCTATCAGTCTGAGAAAATGGCTTACTTAAAACCTGTTTTTGATCCAATCAATCAACGCGTTAAAAATGCTACTACTCAAGAAGAAAAATTTGCCGCACAGTCTGAATTAATGGCTGCACAAAAAGAAAATGGGATTAATATGCTTGGGGGCATGGGATGCCTACCGTTACTTATTCAAATGCCTTTCTTCTCTGCCATGTACTTCGCAGCCTTACACACTAAAGGTATTTCAACTAGTCACTTTTTAGGCATTGACCTTGGAAGCAAGAGTCTTATCCTAACTGCTATTATCGCAGTTCTATACTTCTTCCAATCTTGGCTGTCTATGCAAGCCGTTGCTGAAGAACAACGTGCACAAATGAAGACCATGATGTACACCATGCCAATCATGATGATTTTTATGACTATGACTTTACCCGCCGGTGTTGGTCTTTATTGGTTAGTCGGTGGATTCTTTAGTATTATTCAACAGTTAATAACCACTTACTTTATTAAACCAAAACTCCGTCAACAAATTGAAGAAGAATTCAAAAATAATCCACCTAAAGTTGGAAAAGTAAGTAATGTTCGTAAAGACGTTACACCTGCTAAGGATAAAGCTAACAAGAATATTCCTAAAAGTACGTCTTCACCAAAAAACCGCAATGCAGGTAAACAAAAAAGACGTTAA
- a CDS encoding metallophosphoesterase, giving the protein MASKTIIVMSDSHGDRDIIQAIKDKYIGQVDAIFHNGDSELKSSDSIWDGVYVVGGNCDYDIGYPDRLVTKLDSFTIAQTHGHLYNINFTWDKLDYFAQEVDADLCLYGHLHRPAAWKLGKTLFVNPGSVSQPRGEVNEKLYARIELADDAIKVDYLTRDHSLYPSLTKEFKR; this is encoded by the coding sequence GTGGCAAGCAAAACAATTATAGTAATGAGTGATTCTCATGGAGATCGAGATATTATTCAAGCTATTAAAGACAAATATATTGGTCAAGTGGACGCCATTTTTCATAATGGAGATTCTGAATTGAAAAGTTCAGACTCTATTTGGGATGGGGTCTATGTGGTAGGTGGAAATTGTGATTATGATATAGGGTATCCAGATCGCTTAGTGACAAAGCTAGACTCCTTTACCATTGCTCAAACACATGGACACTTGTATAATATCAATTTCACTTGGGATAAGCTTGACTATTTTGCACAAGAAGTTGATGCAGATCTATGTCTGTATGGACACTTGCATCGTCCAGCGGCTTGGAAACTTGGAAAAACCCTTTTTGTTAATCCTGGATCCGTGTCGCAACCTCGTGGAGAGGTTAACGAAAAGCTGTATGCTCGTATCGAATTGGCTGATGATGCCATCAAAGTTGATTATTTGACTCGAGATCATAGCCTTTACCCGTCACTGACTAAGGAATTTAAACGATGA
- a CDS encoding nucleoside-triphosphate diphosphatase: MSEKIYEYKDKDNWFIGKMTGHNMVSGWGVDQIMVKKIDDLLDGISTELDWENPKGYDVSVLRYQSPFSLLSFIVDMINQETKREIKVDRHAGAILLSEDEKLLAVYLPEGGVSMAAFFPDSRKGVGETILIATRNEGKTKEFRRLFADLGYRVENLNDYPDLPEVAETGVTFEENARLKAETISHLTGKMVLADDSGLKVDALGGLPGVWSARFSGPDATDDRNNAKLLHELAMVFDQKDRSAQFHSTLVVAAPDKESLVVEADWPGYIAFQPKGNHGFGYDPLFIVGETGRHAAELEAEEKNQLSHRGQAVRKLMEVFPSWQAKQL, from the coding sequence ATGAGTGAAAAAATTTACGAGTATAAAGACAAGGATAACTGGTTTATCGGAAAAATGACTGGTCATAATATGGTCTCTGGTTGGGGAGTAGACCAGATAATGGTCAAAAAAATAGATGATCTTTTAGATGGTATTTCTACTGAACTAGACTGGGAAAATCCTAAGGGCTATGATGTTTCAGTGCTTCGCTACCAATCTCCTTTTTCACTCCTTTCTTTTATTGTTGATATGATCAATCAAGAAACTAAGCGCGAAATCAAGGTGGATCGCCATGCAGGAGCTATCTTATTAAGTGAGGATGAAAAGTTACTTGCTGTCTATCTCCCGGAAGGTGGCGTATCAATGGCTGCCTTTTTCCCTGATAGCAGAAAAGGAGTTGGCGAAACAATCTTGATTGCTACACGAAATGAGGGAAAAACCAAAGAATTCCGTCGTTTGTTTGCTGATCTCGGTTATCGTGTAGAAAATCTTAACGATTATCCCGATTTGCCAGAGGTCGCGGAAACTGGTGTAACCTTTGAAGAAAATGCTCGCTTGAAAGCAGAAACGATTTCACACCTAACAGGAAAAATGGTCTTGGCAGATGACTCGGGGTTGAAAGTGGATGCCTTGGGGGGACTTCCAGGTGTTTGGTCAGCTCGTTTTTCAGGACCTGATGCCACAGATGACCGTAATAATGCTAAATTATTGCATGAATTAGCTATGGTTTTTGATCAAAAAGATCGTTCAGCGCAATTTCATTCAACCTTGGTAGTAGCTGCACCGGATAAAGAAAGTCTTGTTGTTGAGGCAGATTGGCCCGGTTATATTGCCTTTCAACCAAAAGGTAATCATGGCTTTGGTTATGATCCTCTCTTTATTGTCGGTGAGACTGGCCGTCATGCAGCTGAACTAGAAGCTGAAGAAAAGAATCAATTATCGCATAGAGGTCAAGCTGTTCGAAAATTAATGGAGGTCTTTCCATCGTGGCAAGCAAAACAATTATAG
- a CDS encoding HD domain-containing protein gives MDYTNDQEFMEHVGHLINHPKFQKLESIVQHQHSTRLEHSINVAYTSYKLAKRFGWDAKSTARGGLLHDFFYYDWRVTKFNKSHAWVHPRIALRNAKKLTDINKREEDIILKHMWGATVAFPRYRESYIVTMVDKYWAIKEAVTPMRNRWANRRFFKRKTLNSHNR, from the coding sequence ATGGATTATACTAATGACCAAGAATTTATGGAACATGTTGGACACTTAATCAATCATCCAAAATTTCAAAAACTAGAATCAATTGTTCAACATCAGCATTCAACCCGTTTAGAACATTCTATCAATGTCGCATATACCAGCTATAAACTTGCTAAGCGATTTGGTTGGGATGCTAAAAGCACAGCCCGCGGTGGTCTCTTACACGATTTCTTTTACTATGATTGGCGTGTCACAAAATTCAATAAGAGTCATGCTTGGGTTCATCCAAGAATTGCCCTACGTAATGCCAAAAAATTAACAGATATTAACAAGCGAGAAGAAGATATTATCTTAAAACATATGTGGGGAGCTACAGTAGCTTTTCCTCGCTATCGTGAAAGTTATATTGTAACGATGGTTGATAAGTATTGGGCAATTAAGGAAGCAGTCACTCCCATGCGCAACCGGTGGGCAAATCGTCGCTTTTTCAAGCGTAAAACTTTAAACAGTCATAATCGATAA
- a CDS encoding YneF family protein, producing the protein MSTTIWILLIILALTAGLFGGMYIARKQIEKELGEHPRLTPEAIREMMSQMGQKPSEAKIQQTYRNIVKQSKAATAKGK; encoded by the coding sequence ATGTCTACAACAATTTGGATTTTATTAATTATTCTTGCGCTTACAGCTGGTTTATTTGGCGGGATGTACATTGCCCGCAAGCAAATTGAAAAAGAACTAGGAGAACATCCTCGTTTGACTCCAGAAGCTATTAGGGAAATGATGAGCCAGATGGGTCAAAAACCAAGTGAAGCTAAAATCCAACAAACCTACCGTAATATTGTGAAACAATCTAAGGCTGCTACAGCTAAAGGGAAATAA
- the cbpB gene encoding cyclic-di-AMP-binding protein CbpB — protein sequence MIAKEFEDFILQHLDSYLIPADDLAIFIDTHNSDHVMLLLVNNGFSRVPVLTKDRHFKGTISISDILSYQVKKQLTDWELNQTDIGEMVNTKIESIRNTASLTLIMHKLVDYPFLPVVNDQDIFVGIITRKSILKALNSLLHDFTDDFRISKKDD from the coding sequence ATGATCGCAAAAGAATTTGAAGATTTTATTTTACAACATTTAGATAGTTATCTAATACCAGCAGATGATTTAGCCATTTTTATTGATACTCATAATTCTGATCATGTCATGCTATTACTGGTTAATAATGGCTTTTCCAGAGTTCCTGTTTTGACAAAAGATCGTCATTTTAAGGGAACAATTAGTATCTCAGATATTCTAAGCTATCAGGTTAAGAAACAATTAACAGATTGGGAGTTGAACCAGACTGATATTGGAGAAATGGTTAATACTAAAATTGAGTCAATCCGCAATACGGCTAGTTTGACACTGATTATGCATAAATTAGTTGATTATCCATTTTTACCAGTTGTTAATGATCAAGATATTTTTGTGGGTATTATTACGCGTAAGTCAATTCTTAAGGCTTTAAATAGCCTATTGCATGACTTTACAGATGATTTTAGGATTTCAAAAAAAGATGATTAA
- the greA gene encoding transcription elongation factor GreA: MAEKTYPMTEIEKEQLEKELEELKLVRRPEVVERIKIARSYGDLSENSEYDAAKDEQAFVEGQISTLETKIRFAEIIDSDAVAKDEVAIGKTVVVQEVGTNDKDTYHIVGSAGADIFSGKISNESPIAQALIGKKKGDKAQIVSPATTYEVEIVSVEKTK, translated from the coding sequence ATGGCTGAAAAAACTTATCCAATGACTGAAATTGAAAAAGAACAACTTGAAAAAGAATTAGAAGAGTTAAAATTAGTTCGTCGTCCAGAAGTTGTTGAACGCATTAAAATTGCAAGATCCTATGGAGACCTATCAGAGAACTCAGAATACGATGCAGCAAAAGATGAACAGGCTTTTGTTGAAGGACAAATTTCAACTTTAGAAACTAAAATTCGCTTTGCTGAAATTATTGACAGCGATGCGGTTGCAAAAGATGAAGTTGCTATCGGTAAAACAGTAGTTGTCCAAGAAGTTGGAACAAACGATAAAGATACCTATCATATTGTCGGTTCCGCAGGTGCAGATATTTTTTCTGGTAAAATCTCAAATGAAAGTCCAATTGCTCAAGCTTTGATAGGCAAAAAGAAAGGTGATAAAGCTCAAATTGTATCGCCTGCGACGACTTATGAAGTTGAAATCGTGAGCGTTGAAAAAACCAAATAA
- the xerD gene encoding site-specific tyrosine recombinase XerD, with the protein MINLVEVFLEQKHLSDNTKSAYRYDLLQFVNMISEKLSQERLTLYKQQIAHLSKSAKRRKFSTVNQFLLFLYQSGNYNSYLRIDEKISQNDTSQIEKQNLDRQLFYQDSTEKIGQTIALLILELGLLPSEIAIIKVADCSLAFQSLRIYRQGNVRVLQLPKVLLPFLESILDNDALFLFDHKGQAFSRQWFFTQLKAFLITIGCSHLNAQDLRHHYILKEKAAGKSLLELSQLLGLKSPITLEKYYKM; encoded by the coding sequence ATGATTAACCTGGTAGAAGTTTTCCTTGAGCAAAAACACTTATCTGACAATACTAAATCAGCTTATCGCTATGATTTATTGCAATTTGTTAACATGATCTCAGAAAAACTAAGCCAAGAAAGGCTAACCTTGTATAAGCAACAAATTGCTCATTTGAGTAAGTCGGCCAAACGTCGAAAATTTTCAACAGTCAATCAGTTTCTTCTCTTCCTTTATCAATCTGGAAATTACAATAGCTATCTCCGTATTGATGAGAAGATTAGCCAGAATGATACAAGTCAGATAGAGAAACAAAATTTGGATAGGCAGCTTTTCTATCAGGACTCAACAGAAAAGATTGGTCAAACTATTGCCTTGCTAATCCTAGAACTAGGCCTTTTACCAAGTGAAATTGCAATAATAAAGGTAGCAGATTGTTCTTTAGCTTTTCAGAGTTTACGGATTTACCGTCAAGGTAATGTTCGTGTACTACAATTGCCAAAAGTACTTTTGCCTTTTTTAGAGTCTATTCTTGATAACGATGCTCTTTTTCTCTTTGACCATAAAGGTCAAGCTTTTTCACGTCAATGGTTTTTTACGCAATTAAAGGCTTTTTTAATCACTATTGGCTGTTCACATTTAAATGCTCAAGATCTGCGTCATCACTATATACTTAAAGAAAAAGCAGCTGGTAAGTCACTGTTGGAATTGAGTCAACTTCTAGGATTGAAAAGTCCTATCACACTAGAAAAGTACTACAAAATGTAA
- a CDS encoding pseudouridine synthase, whose amino-acid sequence MRINKYIAHAGVASRRKAEELIKQGLVTLNGQVITDLATIVKSGDVVEVEGSPIYNEEKVYYLLNKPRGVISSVSDDKGRKTVIDLLPQVKERIYPVGRLDWDTSGLLILTNDGDFTDKMIHPRNEIDKVYLARVKGIATKENLRPLTRGVVIDGKKTKPARYNIIRVEADKNRSIVELTIHEGRNHQVKKMFESVGLLVDKLSRTRFGTLDLTGLRPGEARRLNKKEVSQLHNAAVTDK is encoded by the coding sequence ATGAGAATAAATAAGTATATTGCCCATGCTGGTGTTGCCAGTCGTAGAAAAGCAGAAGAGTTAATCAAGCAGGGTTTGGTAACGTTAAATGGCCAAGTTATTACAGATTTAGCAACGATTGTCAAGTCTGGTGATGTGGTGGAAGTAGAAGGTAGTCCTATCTATAATGAAGAGAAAGTCTATTATTTGCTAAATAAACCACGTGGCGTCATTTCAAGTGTTTCTGACGATAAGGGACGAAAAACGGTTATTGATTTATTACCACAAGTTAAGGAACGTATTTATCCTGTTGGACGTTTGGATTGGGATACCTCTGGCCTTTTGATTTTGACAAACGATGGTGATTTTACAGATAAAATGATTCACCCTCGTAATGAAATTGATAAAGTTTATTTGGCTCGGGTCAAAGGTATCGCTACTAAGGAAAATCTCCGTCCACTGACACGTGGTGTGGTTATTGATGGTAAGAAAACTAAGCCTGCACGCTACAATATTATTCGAGTAGAAGCTGATAAAAATCGCTCTATTGTTGAATTAACTATTCATGAAGGACGTAATCACCAAGTGAAAAAAATGTTTGAGTCGGTTGGACTTTTAGTAGATAAGTTGTCACGAACTCGTTTTGGAACACTTGATTTAACTGGTTTACGTCCTGGAGAAGCTAGACGTCTTAATAAAAAAGAGGTTAGTCAACTACATAATGCAGCGGTAACTGATAAATGA
- the racE gene encoding glutamate racemase — protein sequence MDNRPIGFLDSGVGGLTVVRELMRQLPYENIVYIGDSARAPYGPRPAEQIKEYTWELVNFLMTKNVKMIVFACNTATAVAWEEVKEALDIPVLGVILPGSSAAIKSTTNGRVGVIGTPMTVISDIYRQKIQLLAPAVEVTSLACPKFVPIVESNEIQSSVAKKVVYETLAPLVGKVDTLVLGCTHYPLLRPIIQNVMGPSVKLIDSGAECVRDISVLLNYFEINSGRYQEKVRHYFYTTASPETFQEIASVWLKRKINVEHVTL from the coding sequence ATGGATAATAGACCGATTGGTTTTCTAGATTCTGGAGTTGGTGGTTTAACAGTTGTTCGAGAGTTAATGCGTCAACTCCCTTATGAGAATATCGTATATATCGGTGACTCTGCAAGAGCACCATATGGCCCAAGGCCAGCCGAACAAATTAAAGAATACACTTGGGAACTCGTTAATTTTTTGATGACGAAAAATGTTAAGATGATTGTTTTTGCTTGTAATACAGCAACGGCGGTTGCTTGGGAAGAAGTCAAAGAAGCATTAGACATCCCTGTTTTAGGTGTTATTTTACCTGGTTCAAGTGCTGCAATTAAGTCAACAACAAATGGCCGTGTAGGTGTGATTGGGACTCCAATGACCGTAATATCAGATATTTATCGCCAAAAAATTCAATTACTAGCACCAGCTGTCGAGGTGACTAGCTTAGCTTGTCCTAAATTTGTACCCATTGTTGAGTCCAATGAAATACAATCTAGCGTAGCTAAAAAAGTGGTTTATGAAACTTTAGCACCCTTGGTTGGAAAGGTAGATACTTTGGTCTTAGGTTGTACTCATTATCCCTTACTTCGTCCTATTATTCAAAACGTTATGGGACCATCAGTCAAGTTGATTGATAGTGGAGCAGAGTGTGTACGGGATATCTCTGTTCTCTTAAATTACTTTGAGATCAACAGTGGTCGTTATCAAGAAAAAGTGAGACACTATTTTTACACAACGGCAAGCCCTGAAACCTTTCAAGAGATTGCCTCAGTATGGTTAAAACGAAAAATAAATGTGGAGCATGTGACCTTATGA
- a CDS encoding TrmH family RNA methyltransferase yields MKISSKANPIIKQSKKLLHKKYRKDSYLIEGWHLFEEAKKAQVSFLHIFVLEDYVDRVAADGKVIVVTPEVLKELTDSPTPQGIVAEVKQEQLDLPSIGKGKYLLLEDVQDPGNLGTMIRTADAAGFDGVLLSEKSADIFNQKTLRSMQGSHYHIPVWRTDIYAFCETMKSKEMPILATTLSEQSIDYKQLGTLTDFILVMGNEGQGISTKMAEHSSQLVHISMPGQAESLNVAVAAGILIFSLI; encoded by the coding sequence ATGAAAATAAGTTCTAAAGCAAATCCAATTATCAAACAAAGTAAAAAACTCTTGCACAAGAAATACCGCAAAGATTCCTATCTTATTGAAGGCTGGCATTTGTTTGAAGAGGCCAAAAAAGCTCAAGTAAGCTTTTTACATATTTTTGTACTGGAAGATTATGTCGACAGAGTTGCTGCTGATGGTAAGGTTATTGTTGTAACACCAGAAGTTCTAAAGGAACTGACAGACTCTCCAACACCTCAAGGGATAGTTGCTGAAGTTAAACAAGAACAACTAGACCTACCAAGTATAGGGAAAGGGAAATATCTCTTGTTGGAAGATGTTCAGGATCCTGGTAACTTAGGAACAATGATCCGTACAGCTGATGCCGCGGGCTTTGATGGTGTCCTTCTCTCCGAAAAGTCAGCTGATATCTTTAACCAAAAAACCTTACGTTCTATGCAGGGAAGCCATTATCATATACCAGTTTGGCGTACGGATATCTATGCCTTTTGTGAGACAATGAAGTCTAAAGAGATGCCTATTTTAGCTACTACCTTGTCAGAACAATCTATTGATTACAAACAACTGGGAACTTTAACAGATTTCATATTAGTTATGGGTAATGAAGGACAAGGGATTAGTACCAAAATGGCAGAGCACTCTAGCCAGTTGGTACATATTTCGATGCCTGGACAGGCAGAAAGTTTGAATGTGGCTGTAGCTGCCGGAATCCTTATTTTCAGCTTGATTTAA
- the scpB gene encoding SMC-Scp complex subunit ScpB: protein MTHLSQIEALLFVSGEEGLSLRQLANLIHLTPTALQQQMEKLAEKYEEDADSALCLMESAQTYKLVTKDAYAELLRSFAKAPINQSLSRASLEVLSIIAYKQPITRLEIDDIRGVNSSGALSKLLAFELVKEAGKKEVIGRPNLYVTTDYFLDYMGINHLDDLIDVSSLEIEDQEIALFQNND from the coding sequence ATGACTCATTTATCACAAATTGAAGCATTGCTCTTTGTTTCCGGAGAAGAAGGCTTGAGTTTGCGACAGCTAGCAAACTTAATCCATCTAACACCGACAGCACTGCAACAACAAATGGAAAAATTAGCTGAAAAATATGAAGAAGATGCAGATTCAGCTCTTTGTTTAATGGAATCAGCCCAAACTTACAAGTTGGTTACTAAAGATGCCTATGCCGAATTATTAAGGAGCTTTGCGAAAGCACCGATTAATCAAAGTTTATCACGAGCAAGTCTAGAAGTTCTCTCCATTATTGCTTATAAGCAACCTATAACACGTTTAGAAATTGATGATATTAGAGGTGTTAATTCAAGTGGTGCTTTGAGTAAGTTGCTTGCCTTTGAGCTGGTAAAAGAGGCTGGCAAAAAAGAAGTAATTGGACGCCCAAATTTATATGTCACAACTGATTATTTCTTGGATTATATGGGGATTAATCACTTGGACGACTTAATAGACGTGTCGAGTTTAGAAATTGAAGATCAAGAGATTGCTCTTTTTCAAAACAATGATTAA